A section of the Benincasa hispida cultivar B227 unplaced genomic scaffold, ASM972705v1 Contig1334, whole genome shotgun sequence genome encodes:
- the LOC120068908 gene encoding probable glutathione S-transferase gives VVPAILKAARSKREEREQAVEETAKTLEPLEKELENKKFFGGEKIGFVDIVGAVVAYWVPAVEAGFGFELLTSNKFPNLSKWSEEIVNHSLVKQVLPPKSKLVPYLQTVLTTNYEIGFFSFYL, from the coding sequence GTTGTGCCTGCTATACTGAAGGCTGCTAGAAGCaaaagagaagagagagagcAGGCTGTAGAAGAAACAGCGAAGACATTAGAACCACTTGAGAAGGAActtgaaaacaagaaatttttTGGAGGAGAAAAGATTGGATTTGTGGACATTGTTGGGGCTGTAGTAGCTTATTGGGTTCCTGCGGTTGAAGCTGGTTTTGGATTTGAGCTGTTGACAAGTAACAAGTTTCCAAATTTAAGCAAATGGAGTGAAGAGATTGTGAACCACAGCCTGGTCAAACAGGTTTTGCCTCCAAAATCTAAGCTTGTGCCCTATTTGCAAACTGTTTTAACAACCAACTATGAGAttggtttcttttccttttatctttAA